The Streptomyces achromogenes genome window below encodes:
- a CDS encoding NAD(P)-dependent oxidoreductase: MGEVAVIGLGGMGRAIARNLVRAGLETVVWNRSAGPAEELAEAGALRAASVAEALQCPVAFSVLSDDTAFAEAFLDSGVLGQARPGAVHVNVATVSVGLARRAAEAHAAHGIGYVAAPVFGRVSVAEAGALNILAAGEPGLIDRVQPFFDAIGSRTWRLGERPEQANTAKVLGNYLIACVIQSLGEAVSVADAAGADPGQFVELLASTLFPGPVYSGYGSMIAQRRYQPAGFTTALGRKDLHLALDAAAGQAVSLPFGELLRGVFDQAIADGRAVDDWAVIAEQQPR; encoded by the coding sequence ATGGGCGAGGTTGCAGTCATCGGCCTGGGCGGGATGGGGCGGGCGATCGCGCGCAATCTGGTGCGGGCAGGCCTGGAGACTGTGGTGTGGAACCGTTCAGCGGGGCCTGCGGAAGAGCTCGCGGAGGCCGGCGCCCTCCGCGCCGCATCGGTCGCGGAGGCCCTCCAGTGCCCGGTGGCGTTCTCGGTCCTGTCCGACGACACCGCCTTCGCGGAGGCCTTCCTCGACTCCGGGGTCCTCGGACAGGCCCGGCCTGGGGCGGTGCACGTCAACGTGGCTACGGTGAGCGTCGGGCTGGCCCGCCGGGCCGCAGAGGCGCACGCTGCGCACGGGATCGGATATGTGGCCGCCCCGGTGTTCGGCCGGGTCAGCGTCGCGGAGGCCGGTGCGCTGAACATCCTCGCCGCAGGAGAGCCCGGGCTCATCGACCGGGTCCAGCCGTTCTTCGACGCGATCGGATCGCGCACCTGGCGCCTGGGCGAGCGGCCCGAGCAGGCCAACACCGCCAAGGTCCTGGGCAACTACCTGATCGCCTGCGTGATTCAGTCGCTCGGCGAGGCGGTCAGCGTCGCCGACGCGGCCGGCGCCGACCCGGGTCAGTTCGTCGAACTGCTGGCCTCGACACTCTTTCCCGGACCCGTCTACTCCGGATATGGGTCAATGATCGCGCAGCGCAGGTACCAGCCGGCCGGGTTCACCACAGCACTTGGACGCAAGGACCTCCACCTCGCCCTGGATGCAGCAGCCGGTCAGGCGGTCTCCCTGCCGTTCGGTGAACTGCTCAGAGGCGTGTTCGACCAGGCGATCGCCGACGGCCGCGCAGTGGACGACTGGGCTGTGATTGCCGAGCAGCAGCCGCGGTGA
- a CDS encoding DMT family transporter, translated as MQGGPRTVRAADGARRGAPRTPVRGQRTPRRPARHGPRTGIAAGAISIGVSLLALLAVSLLMPARRREVAGIAAVFRERRLRPWEASGAVLGACFVASQGLTAPMIGVALFSIAVTAGQACGALFVDHIGLSPSGRQAVSRSRVIATALAVTTMGVGASEQLTAGVAWATVLAAATPLATGAGLSVQQALNGRIARVVGPWAATVNNMVVGLATPIVAFAVSLLAAGSLNGMPGDADLYIGGLLGTAFVALTSWLARIHGVLVLGLSVIAGQVLAAGAIQHGHATPMSLIPVALTLTGVLIALRQRAHH; from the coding sequence GTGCAGGGCGGTCCGCGTACTGTCCGTGCCGCTGATGGTGCTCGCCGGGGGGCTCCTCGCACCCCAGTCCGAGGTCAACGGACGCCTCGCCGCCCAGCTCGGCACGGGCCCCGCACTGGCATCGCCGCAGGAGCTATCAGCATCGGCGTGAGCCTGCTGGCGCTGCTGGCCGTCAGCCTGCTCATGCCCGCACGCCGGCGCGAGGTGGCGGGAATCGCAGCAGTCTTTCGGGAGAGGCGGCTGCGGCCTTGGGAGGCCTCAGGCGCAGTGCTGGGTGCCTGCTTTGTCGCGAGCCAAGGCCTCACAGCCCCGATGATCGGGGTGGCACTGTTCAGCATCGCCGTCACCGCGGGACAAGCATGCGGCGCGCTGTTCGTCGACCACATCGGCCTCAGCCCCTCAGGACGACAGGCCGTCAGCCGCTCGCGCGTCATCGCAACCGCCCTGGCCGTCACGACCATGGGCGTCGGCGCGAGTGAGCAGCTCACAGCAGGCGTTGCCTGGGCAACGGTGCTGGCCGCCGCCACCCCGCTGGCCACCGGGGCCGGCCTGTCGGTGCAGCAGGCGCTCAACGGGCGCATCGCACGAGTTGTCGGCCCATGGGCCGCGACCGTGAACAACATGGTCGTCGGCCTGGCCACACCCATCGTGGCCTTCGCCGTCAGCCTGCTTGCCGCAGGCAGCCTGAACGGGATGCCCGGCGACGCCGACCTCTACATCGGCGGGCTGCTCGGCACCGCCTTCGTCGCTCTGACCTCCTGGCTGGCCCGCATCCACGGCGTTCTCGTCCTGGGACTCTCTGTCATCGCAGGACAGGTCCTCGCCGCCGGAGCGATCCAGCACGGTCACGCCACGCCGATGAGCCTGATACCCGTCGCGCTCACCCTCACCGGCGTACTCATAGCCCTCCGCCAACGTGCGCACCACTGA
- a CDS encoding CGNR zinc finger domain-containing protein: MEARRLFRLDNEVLAFRFTATMSDRVGAEPQERLSDPGRLEIWLHAAGLSVPDVSPTELQDALTLREAIYRAGLAVAATQRPNPGDAAILNGAAAAGQPRPGLENGLAVWHLSKEAPVPDALGVLAADAIQILGGPDRSRIKACEGPGCAGLFLDTSRGTNRRWCSMNTCGNRVKKARLADR, translated from the coding sequence GTGGAGGCCCGTCGACTGTTCCGGCTGGACAACGAGGTGCTGGCGTTCCGCTTCACCGCCACGATGAGCGACCGGGTCGGCGCGGAGCCCCAGGAGCGGCTCTCCGACCCCGGCCGGCTGGAGATCTGGTTGCATGCCGCGGGGCTCAGCGTGCCTGACGTCTCGCCCACCGAGCTCCAGGATGCGCTAACGCTGAGAGAAGCGATCTACCGTGCCGGGCTGGCCGTCGCCGCCACCCAGCGCCCCAATCCGGGTGACGCGGCAATCCTGAACGGGGCCGCGGCCGCAGGACAACCAAGGCCCGGTCTCGAGAACGGGCTCGCAGTCTGGCACCTCAGCAAGGAAGCACCGGTACCGGACGCGCTCGGAGTGCTTGCCGCCGACGCCATCCAAATACTCGGAGGCCCCGACCGTAGCCGGATCAAAGCATGCGAAGGCCCCGGCTGCGCCGGCCTCTTCCTCGACACCAGTCGCGGCACAAACCGCCGATGGTGCTCAATGAACACCTGCGGCAACAGGGTCAAAAA